The Cohnella abietis genome has a segment encoding these proteins:
- a CDS encoding nitroreductase family protein yields MFNNILNNDFASIVKGRRSVRHYDESIKISKEEISEMISEASLAPSSANMQPWRVVVVDTPEGKDKLRPLVRFNTAQNDTSSAMLLIFGDTQSELIVEEIYNTAVEQGKMPAEVRDRQLGAILSMYPTLPREIKVEVAKVDSSLFAMQLMLVARAHGYDTNPMAGFEVDQVAKAFDLDEERYVPVMIISLGKAKEEGHESVRLSSDKITFWK; encoded by the coding sequence ATGTTTAACAATATTCTAAATAACGATTTCGCTAGTATAGTCAAGGGAAGACGCTCTGTGCGCCATTATGATGAGAGCATTAAAATATCGAAAGAAGAAATAAGCGAAATGATTTCCGAAGCTAGCTTGGCCCCGTCCTCTGCCAATATGCAGCCTTGGCGCGTAGTCGTGGTTGATACTCCGGAAGGAAAAGATAAACTAAGACCTCTTGTGCGTTTCAATACAGCTCAAAATGATACTTCATCAGCCATGTTATTAATTTTTGGTGATACTCAAAGCGAATTAATTGTCGAGGAAATTTACAACACAGCCGTAGAACAAGGGAAAATGCCAGCTGAAGTACGAGATCGTCAACTCGGAGCCATTCTATCGATGTATCCGACTCTACCAAGAGAAATAAAGGTTGAAGTTGCAAAAGTTGATAGTAGCCTCTTCGCAATGCAGTTAATGTTAGTGGCTCGTGCACATGGTTATGATACGAATCCAATGGCAGGCTTTGAAGTTGATCAGGTAGCAAAAGCATTTGATTTGGATGAAGAACGCTATGTTCCAGTAATGATTATTTCACTAGGAAAAGCCAAGGAAGAAGGGCATGAGTCAGTTCGATTAAGCTCGGATAAAATTACATTCTGGAAGTAA
- a CDS encoding helix-turn-helix domain-containing protein, producing MKINDVSKLTGLPISTLRFYERKNLIPDTFVTRDANNYRVYSEEIVEFLEDIKALLSVDFSIEDLSLLVDQQLNLSYEVKKKMVEQKIKEIDDVQKQLKKSKKFLTAILEGKANFQTKC from the coding sequence GTGAAAATAAATGATGTTTCAAAATTAACGGGTCTGCCCATATCGACATTGAGATTCTATGAACGTAAAAACCTAATTCCGGACACGTTTGTTACAAGAGATGCAAATAATTATCGTGTTTACTCAGAAGAGATTGTTGAATTCCTAGAAGATATTAAGGCGCTTTTATCCGTAGACTTTTCCATAGAAGATTTAAGTTTGCTTGTAGACCAACAGCTTAATTTATCGTACGAGGTAAAGAAAAAAATGGTTGAGCAAAAAATTAAAGAAATTGACGATGTCCAGAAACAATTGAAAAAGTCGAAAAAATTCTTAACTGCAATTTTAGAAGGAAAAGCAAATTTTCAAACAAAGTGTTAA
- the helD gene encoding RNA polymerase recycling motor HelD has translation MVNPKDWQQEQERLDVVTEGLRSKIAELEPEVSGLFNQVTDFRKRFWEEVTVNTTTHEDFADTFYSIKQQEVLLSERERTHRQRMQRWKSMNRLLPSPYFGRIDFREDGLSLDEQIYIGVSSFVDVDDMSFLVYDWRTPIASMYYDYSPGSADYETPDGQITGEMTLKRQYQIRDGKLRNVFDTSLTIGDELLQQVLGAGGDAQMKSIVATIQKEQNAIIRNDKRRMLIVQGAAGSGKTSAALQRVAYLLYKHRKTLKADQIVLFSPNPMFNSYVSTVLPELGEENMQQTTFQEYLAYWLGSTLGLEDPFEQIEYVLNSKLSQEDAARQSGIEYKASEAFLQALQHYALWLGKEGMLFHSIRFRDRELITSEQMKSRFYSYDSSIGVANRVELLREWLLRELTSLERMEQEALWVQDELDYLDNEQYAEAYSTLLKKDQQEEEVFDFAGQEEELLRRMIVREQFKPLRRHAMRFMFVDTIGLYDQLFSEEASYRQMTNETEIPNQWPEICKQTKEKLSRLELFYEDATPFLYLKELIEGTRKNTEVRHLFVDEGQDYSPFQYAFLKQLFPRASMTVLGDFSQAIFPQATNLHNVDSPLIRLYGKEETSLIRLDRSYRSTRDIVDFTKSLLHDGEGIVPFDRSGRKPLLVKSGSSDKRAVRMIDDLAELKTEGFDTIAIITKTEAESRDAYEALMKQGCEDLRLITKETLTFVKGTVVIPAYLAKGVEFDAVLIYDASTLAYNRESERKLFYTACTRAMHRLVLYSIGEWSPYLQALDTTLYEAVQ, from the coding sequence ATGGTAAATCCAAAGGATTGGCAGCAAGAACAAGAGCGGCTAGATGTAGTTACGGAAGGACTGCGATCGAAAATCGCCGAACTGGAGCCGGAGGTGTCCGGGCTGTTCAATCAGGTGACGGATTTTCGCAAACGGTTCTGGGAAGAAGTTACGGTCAATACAACCACACATGAGGATTTTGCAGATACCTTCTATAGTATAAAACAGCAAGAAGTGTTGTTGTCGGAGCGGGAGCGCACTCATCGACAAAGAATGCAGCGTTGGAAAAGCATGAATCGGCTACTGCCATCTCCCTACTTCGGGCGCATAGATTTTCGAGAGGATGGCTTGAGTCTTGACGAGCAAATCTATATCGGCGTATCATCCTTCGTCGATGTAGACGACATGAGCTTTCTGGTGTATGACTGGCGGACGCCGATTGCAAGTATGTACTATGACTATTCTCCGGGCTCGGCCGACTATGAAACACCGGACGGACAAATCACGGGCGAGATGACGCTGAAGAGGCAATACCAGATCCGTGACGGTAAGCTCCGGAATGTGTTCGACACGAGCTTAACGATCGGCGACGAATTACTTCAGCAGGTGCTTGGAGCGGGTGGGGATGCGCAAATGAAGAGCATCGTAGCGACCATCCAAAAGGAGCAAAATGCCATCATCCGTAACGATAAGCGCCGTATGCTCATTGTGCAGGGAGCGGCTGGAAGCGGAAAGACGTCCGCGGCTCTGCAGCGGGTAGCGTATTTGTTGTACAAACACCGCAAAACACTCAAGGCGGATCAGATCGTTCTTTTCTCGCCTAATCCAATGTTTAATAGTTATGTATCCACGGTGCTTCCCGAGCTGGGCGAGGAGAACATGCAGCAGACAACCTTTCAAGAATACCTTGCGTATTGGCTTGGTTCCACGTTGGGCCTAGAGGATCCGTTTGAACAGATCGAGTATGTGCTCAATTCGAAATTATCTCAAGAAGATGCGGCACGGCAGAGTGGAATTGAATATAAAGCGTCCGAAGCATTCCTGCAAGCTCTTCAGCATTATGCGTTGTGGCTGGGTAAGGAGGGGATGTTATTCCACAGCATACGTTTCCGGGATCGCGAGTTAATTACTTCGGAGCAGATGAAGTCCCGATTTTACAGCTATGACAGTTCCATTGGAGTGGCTAATCGAGTCGAGCTGTTGCGGGAATGGCTGCTGCGAGAGCTTACTTCGCTGGAGCGTATGGAGCAGGAAGCGCTTTGGGTTCAGGATGAGCTCGATTACCTCGACAACGAGCAATATGCCGAAGCTTACAGTACGCTGCTTAAGAAGGATCAGCAAGAGGAGGAGGTCTTCGATTTCGCCGGACAAGAGGAAGAATTGCTGCGTCGAATGATCGTGCGAGAGCAGTTCAAACCACTGAGGCGGCACGCGATGCGATTCATGTTCGTGGATACGATCGGGCTGTACGATCAGTTGTTCAGTGAGGAAGCCTCTTATAGGCAAATGACGAACGAGACCGAAATACCGAATCAGTGGCCGGAAATTTGCAAGCAAACGAAGGAGAAGCTGAGTCGGCTCGAGCTGTTTTATGAGGATGCGACACCGTTCCTTTATTTAAAAGAACTTATAGAGGGTACACGGAAGAACACGGAGGTTCGTCACCTGTTTGTGGATGAAGGTCAGGACTATTCGCCCTTCCAATACGCGTTTCTTAAGCAGCTTTTTCCTCGAGCCAGCATGACGGTGCTTGGTGATTTCAGTCAAGCAATTTTCCCGCAAGCAACAAATCTGCATAATGTGGATTCGCCTTTGATCCGGCTATACGGCAAAGAAGAAACGAGCCTTATCCGCCTTGACAGAAGTTATCGCTCAACCCGTGATATTGTGGATTTCACTAAGTCTCTGCTGCATGACGGTGAGGGGATCGTACCCTTCGATCGGAGTGGTCGGAAGCCTCTCCTCGTGAAGTCAGGCAGTAGCGACAAGCGGGCGGTACGAATGATAGACGACCTCGCGGAGCTCAAGACGGAAGGCTTCGACACCATTGCCATCATAACGAAGACAGAAGCCGAAAGCCGTGATGCCTATGAAGCATTAATGAAGCAAGGCTGCGAGGATCTACGGCTTATTACGAAGGAGACGCTTACGTTCGTGAAGGGGACTGTGGTGATTCCTGCCTATCTTGCCAAGGGCGTTGAGTTCGACGCGGTACTGATCTACGATGCATCTACGCTTGCGTACAACCGGGAAAGTGAACGCAAGCTTTTCTATACTGCATGCACGCGTGCCATGCATCGTCTTGTACTTTACTCGATAGGAGAATGGTCTCCCTATTTACAGGCGCTGGATACGACCTTGTATGAGGCAGTACAGTAG
- a CDS encoding LuxR C-terminal-related transcriptional regulator: MIVRSKLHIPLVRRDLVARPRLIHKLNEGMKVKLTHVSAHAGYGKTTALSEWAKQCGVLVAWVSLDTRDNDYIQFWSGITSSTQQIIPSFGEAMCPLLEKGLWGSLEHVIPTLLNELNRITSELAIVLDDYHLIESPDIHNSLSYFLERLPSHIHLYIASRSELVIPTARLLAKGEYNQLTIQDLRFQLDEGLAFFSETTDLRLTSEQVAELEHQTEGWISGLQLAAISLKHSTNIAESIHQFNGRQHHISDYLLEEVYSHQSEGMRSFLMATSILSRMNHSLCQVVTGQIDSQQHLERLEQLNLFIIPLDDQRNWYRYHHLFSDFLQRMWSRENPDKQEQTHRDAACWLESHGLDDDAMEHFIAGKHYTDAVRLIEKNLHTLVQSHSVALIKWVSALPENSFAEKPMVELFYISVLLGAENWEAAFLRIEKAPARFQALKVKLPNTEWKQAMGNIYFFSVVASYLQKDLVKTSEYFELVEQYMPEGSFFQTMRRYNYLGYDPFVDLLSYINDLHAADAFLSRWAIVMGEKTNYPFAGVLLAAYSKLLYEWDRLEEAELYASQALGRKDIQPFMRIFIHVATSASSIQQALGNPSRASKLLADLKSQIDSPDYQSFMLKIEAEQACLALRQGSVEDALVWLQGCGLAYTDEVSLHYVLEYLALARVLAANEQLEEALNLLNRLNKLLHNKDRLRDRIKVLIVQSVILQRLGRTEEALAQLEAVLQLAEPEGYVRSFVDEGSGIAELLTAYWKTRSSNPVPNTTTVSLAYVRQLLQAMQVTPEEFINEMLTEQETKVIQLIADGQTNKGIALHLNITVETVKFHIKNLYRKLDVNNRVLALQRARKLGILGS, encoded by the coding sequence ATGATAGTACGTTCGAAGCTTCATATCCCCCTTGTGCGGCGCGATCTGGTAGCTCGTCCGAGATTAATTCATAAGCTTAATGAGGGAATGAAAGTCAAGCTGACACACGTTTCCGCGCATGCCGGTTATGGCAAAACAACGGCGTTAAGCGAATGGGCAAAGCAATGCGGCGTGCTTGTGGCTTGGGTTTCACTGGATACACGGGATAACGATTATATTCAATTTTGGAGTGGTATAACCTCTTCTACTCAGCAAATAATCCCAAGCTTTGGCGAGGCTATGTGCCCTTTACTTGAGAAGGGGCTTTGGGGTTCTTTAGAGCACGTAATTCCTACGCTGCTGAATGAACTGAATCGCATAACGAGCGAGCTGGCGATCGTTCTTGATGATTATCACTTGATCGAGAGTCCAGATATTCATAATTCTTTGAGCTATTTCCTTGAGAGGCTACCCTCTCATATTCATCTATATATAGCGAGTCGCAGCGAATTGGTCATACCTACCGCTAGACTACTGGCGAAGGGCGAATACAATCAACTCACGATACAGGATTTGCGCTTCCAACTGGACGAGGGTCTTGCCTTTTTTTCAGAGACTACGGATTTAAGATTAACTAGCGAACAGGTAGCGGAGCTTGAGCATCAGACTGAGGGCTGGATTAGCGGACTGCAGCTGGCCGCAATCTCTCTGAAGCACAGCACTAATATAGCTGAGTCTATTCATCAATTTAACGGCAGACAGCATCATATATCCGATTATTTGCTGGAGGAAGTTTATAGCCATCAATCGGAGGGCATGCGTTCATTTCTAATGGCTACATCTATCTTAAGCCGAATGAATCATTCTTTGTGCCAGGTCGTAACGGGGCAGATAGACAGTCAACAGCATTTGGAAAGATTAGAGCAGCTGAATTTGTTCATCATTCCTCTGGATGATCAGAGGAATTGGTACCGTTACCATCATTTATTTTCGGACTTTTTACAGCGTATGTGGTCGAGAGAAAATCCGGACAAACAAGAGCAAACGCATAGGGATGCAGCGTGCTGGTTAGAAAGTCATGGACTGGACGATGATGCGATGGAGCATTTCATAGCGGGCAAACACTATACGGATGCCGTTAGGCTGATCGAGAAAAATCTTCATACATTAGTGCAATCGCATAGTGTAGCGTTAATCAAATGGGTATCTGCTTTGCCAGAAAACTCTTTTGCCGAGAAGCCTATGGTTGAGCTATTTTATATATCGGTATTGTTGGGAGCGGAGAACTGGGAAGCGGCTTTTCTAAGAATAGAGAAGGCCCCAGCTAGATTCCAAGCACTGAAAGTCAAGCTGCCAAATACAGAATGGAAACAGGCCATGGGCAATATTTACTTCTTCAGCGTGGTCGCCTCTTACCTGCAAAAGGACTTGGTAAAAACCTCTGAATATTTCGAGCTTGTAGAACAATATATGCCGGAAGGCAGCTTCTTTCAAACCATGAGACGCTACAACTATCTTGGCTATGATCCGTTTGTGGATCTCTTGTCATATATTAACGATCTTCATGCGGCGGATGCTTTTTTGTCCAGATGGGCTATTGTTATGGGGGAAAAGACTAATTATCCTTTTGCGGGTGTCTTGCTCGCAGCTTACAGCAAATTACTGTACGAGTGGGATCGGTTGGAAGAGGCCGAGCTGTATGCAAGTCAGGCCCTTGGACGAAAAGATATTCAACCCTTTATGCGGATTTTCATTCACGTCGCCACTAGCGCCTCATCGATTCAGCAAGCCCTCGGAAATCCGAGCCGGGCCTCAAAGCTACTCGCGGATTTGAAGTCGCAGATCGACTCCCCTGATTATCAATCATTTATGTTGAAAATCGAAGCCGAGCAAGCTTGTCTGGCCTTACGGCAAGGCTCAGTCGAGGATGCGCTTGTTTGGCTGCAAGGGTGCGGTTTGGCGTATACGGATGAAGTGTCTCTCCATTATGTTCTGGAGTATTTGGCTTTGGCTAGAGTACTTGCAGCAAATGAACAATTGGAAGAAGCGCTGAACTTACTGAATCGCCTGAATAAGCTATTGCACAATAAAGACCGTCTCCGTGATCGAATCAAGGTGCTCATTGTACAAAGCGTGATCCTTCAGCGCTTGGGCAGGACTGAGGAAGCTTTAGCTCAGTTGGAAGCTGTTTTGCAATTAGCAGAGCCAGAGGGTTATGTCCGCAGCTTCGTGGACGAAGGCTCAGGGATAGCCGAGCTTCTGACTGCTTATTGGAAGACAAGATCAAGCAATCCGGTTCCAAATACGACCACGGTTTCTTTGGCCTATGTGAGGCAGCTGCTTCAAGCTATGCAAGTCACTCCGGAAGAGTTCATAAATGAGATGCTGACCGAGCAGGAAACGAAGGTAATACAATTGATCGCGGACGGGCAGACTAACAAAGGCATCGCACTTCACCTGAATATTACGGTTGAAACCGTAAAGTTTCATATTAAAAATTTATACAGGAAGCTTGATGTAAATAATCGTGTGCTAGCGCTGCAGCGCGCCAGAAAATTAGGGATATTGGGTTCATAA
- a CDS encoding saccharopine dehydrogenase family protein — MGKALIIGAGGVASVAIHKCVQNSEVFEEICIASRTKSKCDDLKAKLDGGKTKITTAQVDADNVDELIALINEVKPDIVMNLALPYQDLTIMDACLATKTNYMDTANYEPEDTAKFEYKWQWDYRERFEKAGITALLGSGFDPGVTGVFSAYALKHYFDEIEYIDILDCNGGDHGYPFATNFNPEINIREVSANGRYWENGQWIETKPMEIKRGYNFAEVGEKDMYLLYHEELESLVENIPGLKRIRFFMTFGPSYLMHLKALENVGMTSIEPIEYEGKQIIPLQFLKALLPDPASLGPRTVGKTNIGCIFKGKKDGQDKTYYVYNVCDHQECYKEVGSQAISYTTGVPAMIGAAMVMTGKWNKPGVFNIEEFDPDPFMEELNKWGLPWVEDFNPVLVDALPEEAKKPELVR; from the coding sequence ATGGGAAAAGCACTTATCATTGGCGCCGGAGGCGTAGCATCAGTAGCAATTCATAAATGCGTACAAAACAGCGAGGTTTTCGAAGAAATCTGCATCGCTAGCCGTACGAAATCCAAATGCGATGATCTAAAAGCAAAATTGGACGGCGGAAAAACCAAAATTACGACTGCACAGGTCGATGCAGACAACGTGGATGAGCTAATCGCTCTGATCAATGAAGTCAAACCTGATATTGTCATGAACCTGGCTTTGCCTTACCAGGATTTAACGATCATGGATGCTTGCCTAGCCACCAAGACAAACTATATGGATACGGCAAACTACGAGCCGGAAGATACGGCGAAATTCGAATACAAATGGCAATGGGATTACCGCGAACGCTTTGAAAAAGCTGGCATCACAGCTCTTCTGGGCAGTGGATTCGACCCAGGCGTAACTGGCGTATTTTCCGCTTATGCGCTGAAGCACTATTTTGACGAAATTGAATATATCGACATTCTCGATTGCAACGGCGGGGATCACGGCTATCCTTTCGCAACTAACTTCAACCCGGAAATCAACATCCGTGAAGTATCCGCTAACGGACGCTATTGGGAAAACGGACAATGGATCGAAACAAAGCCAATGGAAATCAAACGCGGCTATAACTTCGCTGAAGTTGGCGAGAAGGACATGTACTTGCTTTACCATGAAGAGCTTGAATCCCTTGTGGAAAATATACCTGGACTGAAGCGTATCCGTTTCTTCATGACTTTCGGCCCAAGCTATCTCATGCACTTAAAGGCGCTTGAGAACGTAGGAATGACTTCCATCGAACCGATCGAATACGAAGGAAAGCAAATCATTCCACTTCAATTCCTGAAGGCCCTTCTTCCGGACCCTGCTTCCTTGGGACCACGTACGGTCGGAAAAACAAACATCGGCTGTATCTTCAAAGGAAAAAAAGACGGTCAAGACAAGACTTACTATGTTTACAATGTTTGCGACCACCAAGAGTGCTATAAGGAAGTGGGCTCCCAGGCCATCTCCTATACAACTGGCGTTCCTGCCATGATCGGCGCAGCAATGGTCATGACTGGAAAATGGAACAAACCGGGCGTATTTAATATCGAAGAGTTCGATCCAGATCCATTCATGGAAGAGCTGAACAAATGGGGTCTTCCTTGGGTAGAAGACTTTAACCCGGTGCTTGTTGATGCTTTGCCTGAAGAAGCTAAAAAGCCGGAGCTCGTTCGCTAA
- the nspC gene encoding carboxynorspermidine decarboxylase, with amino-acid sequence MRFEELPTPCYVVDEALIEKNLKILNGVMQRTGAKIVLAQKAFSMTAMYPLIGKYLNGTTASGLFEARLAHEEMGKENHVFAPAYREDEIDEIISICDHIIFNSFSQLEKYKAKALAAGRKVGLRINPECSTQEGHEIYDPCSPGSRFGVKQEEFRQELLEGVSGLHFHTLCQQNSDDLETTLNAVEEKFGQWLPQMEWVNFGGGHHITRDDYDIPKLEACIKRMQDNYGLVVYLEPGEAVALNAGYLVTSVLDIHRNGIEIAIVDTSATCHMPDVLEMPYRPPLFGSGEAGEKPHTYRLGGPTCLTGDLIGDYSFDQPLKNGDRLVFGDMAIYSMVKTNTFNGMPLPAIAVQEKDGNCRVVREFGYQDFKMRLA; translated from the coding sequence ATGCGGTTCGAGGAGTTACCGACACCCTGTTACGTAGTCGATGAAGCGCTCATCGAAAAGAACCTTAAAATCCTGAATGGCGTTATGCAGCGTACGGGAGCCAAAATCGTGCTGGCGCAAAAAGCTTTTTCCATGACTGCTATGTACCCCCTCATTGGAAAATACTTAAACGGCACGACTGCGAGTGGTTTGTTCGAAGCGCGGCTGGCTCACGAGGAAATGGGCAAAGAAAATCACGTCTTTGCCCCTGCCTATCGTGAAGATGAAATTGACGAAATTATATCCATTTGCGATCATATTATCTTCAATTCCTTCTCCCAGTTGGAAAAATATAAAGCGAAGGCTCTTGCAGCAGGCAGAAAAGTGGGCCTTCGCATCAATCCGGAATGCTCGACGCAAGAAGGACATGAAATCTATGATCCGTGTTCACCAGGGTCAAGATTTGGCGTAAAACAAGAGGAATTCCGTCAGGAGCTACTTGAAGGCGTCTCGGGATTGCACTTCCATACCCTTTGCCAGCAGAACTCGGATGATTTGGAAACAACGCTGAATGCGGTCGAGGAAAAATTCGGGCAATGGCTGCCACAGATGGAATGGGTCAATTTCGGTGGCGGTCACCATATTACAAGAGACGACTATGATATCCCGAAGCTTGAAGCTTGCATTAAGCGAATGCAGGATAACTACGGATTAGTAGTCTACCTTGAACCCGGAGAAGCAGTAGCACTCAATGCAGGCTATCTGGTTACCTCGGTACTGGATATCCACCGGAACGGCATAGAGATTGCTATCGTGGATACGTCGGCTACATGTCATATGCCAGATGTTCTGGAAATGCCGTATCGTCCGCCGCTTTTCGGTTCAGGCGAAGCCGGAGAAAAGCCACACACCTATCGGCTTGGTGGTCCGACCTGCCTTACGGGCGATTTAATCGGAGACTATTCCTTCGATCAGCCCTTAAAGAATGGCGACAGATTAGTGTTTGGAGATATGGCGATCTACTCCATGGTCAAAACCAACACCTTCAACGGCATGCCGCTACCGGCAATCGCCGTGCAAGAAAAAGACGGCAATTGCCGCGTCGTTCGCGAGTTCGGCTATCAGGATTTCAAGATGCGACTAGCTTAA
- a CDS encoding phage tail protein codes for MSYIVDFNHVSTVGLESSPVVEALAGLRANEARYFMNKYKHEFTVVQASESQDTLDYVNRILKEERDIEFAAKPLETSQFQVENIKFAYVFYEDGLSVNVMYTVDDPKKRAVGFKLSEGMEIPKELEEKFKFARQKSKLAGTIRGSFFVIKKEY; via the coding sequence ATGTCCTATATTGTTGATTTTAATCATGTGTCTACGGTGGGTTTAGAGTCTTCACCTGTAGTAGAGGCGCTTGCTGGTTTACGTGCTAATGAAGCCCGTTACTTCATGAACAAATACAAGCATGAATTTACGGTTGTACAAGCTAGCGAAAGCCAGGACACCCTTGATTATGTGAACCGAATTTTGAAAGAAGAACGTGATATTGAGTTCGCGGCCAAACCTTTAGAAACGTCACAGTTTCAGGTTGAAAACATCAAATTTGCCTATGTCTTTTATGAGGACGGTCTTTCGGTTAACGTTATGTATACGGTTGATGATCCTAAGAAGCGGGCCGTTGGCTTTAAGCTTTCTGAGGGGATGGAGATACCAAAGGAGCTAGAAGAGAAGTTTAAGTTTGCTAGGCAGAAGTCCAAGCTAGCTGGAACAATTCGAGGTTCGTTCTTCGTAATTAAAAAAGAGTATTAA
- the trpB gene encoding tryptophan synthase subunit beta — protein MEQQLQQEGYFGEFGGSFVPPELQEVLSYLSEQFNKFKDDPEFKEELSYYMLEYVGRENPLTYAERLTNAWGGPKIYLKREDLNHTGAHKINNAIGQILLAKRMGAKRIIAETGAGQHGVATATACAMFNMECIIYMGAEDTRRQALNVFRMELLGATVVPVNKGQGRLKDAVDEALDDLVRNYKNTFYLLGSAVGPHPFPTMVKHFQAIISEESKRQILEKEGRLPDAVVACVGGGSNAIGAFAHYIDEPTVRLIGVEPDQAPSLTEGVPSIIHGFKCLVLLDEEGQPKKTYSIAAGLDYPGIGPEHSNLKVTGRAEYATVSNEEVLEAFQELSRTEGIIPALESAHAIAHAKKLAPTMNQDQIIIVNLSGRGDKDVEQVYQMLK, from the coding sequence ATGGAACAACAATTGCAGCAAGAAGGATATTTTGGAGAGTTCGGGGGCAGCTTTGTCCCACCGGAGCTGCAGGAAGTGTTGAGCTATTTGAGTGAGCAATTTAACAAGTTTAAAGACGACCCGGAGTTTAAAGAAGAGCTTAGCTATTACATGCTTGAATATGTTGGTCGCGAGAATCCGCTGACTTATGCGGAGCGACTGACGAATGCTTGGGGAGGCCCGAAGATTTACTTAAAGCGCGAGGATCTGAATCATACTGGAGCGCATAAGATCAACAACGCTATTGGTCAGATTCTGCTCGCTAAAAGAATGGGTGCCAAGCGGATTATCGCCGAGACTGGCGCTGGACAGCACGGTGTTGCTACGGCAACGGCCTGCGCTATGTTCAATATGGAATGTATTATCTACATGGGAGCTGAAGATACACGCCGGCAGGCGCTTAACGTGTTCCGAATGGAGCTGCTCGGCGCGACTGTCGTGCCAGTAAATAAAGGCCAAGGACGACTGAAGGACGCGGTAGATGAGGCGCTGGACGATCTAGTGCGCAACTATAAAAATACGTTTTATTTGCTCGGCTCCGCAGTTGGTCCGCATCCGTTTCCGACGATGGTCAAGCACTTTCAAGCGATCATTAGCGAAGAATCGAAGCGGCAGATTTTGGAGAAAGAAGGCCGTTTGCCGGATGCGGTAGTGGCCTGTGTAGGCGGCGGCAGTAATGCAATCGGTGCATTCGCTCACTACATCGATGAGCCGACAGTTCGTTTGATCGGCGTTGAGCCAGATCAAGCACCATCCTTAACCGAAGGTGTCCCGAGCATCATTCACGGCTTCAAGTGTTTAGTGTTGCTAGACGAGGAAGGCCAACCGAAGAAAACCTATTCGATTGCCGCGGGACTTGACTATCCGGGCATTGGACCCGAGCATAGCAACCTGAAGGTGACAGGCCGGGCTGAATATGCAACTGTCTCCAATGAGGAAGTGCTGGAAGCCTTCCAGGAGCTGTCCCGCACGGAAGGAATTATTCCTGCCCTAGAAAGTGCGCACGCGATTGCACACGCGAAAAAGCTGGCGCCGACGATGAATCAGGATCAAATTATTATCGTCAATCTGTCTGGTCGTGGGGATAAGGATGTCGAGCAAGTGTATCAAATGCTCAAATAA